CCGCGCCTTGGTGCTGGTCCTGAATGGAAAGGCGAGTGTGGTGGCGGAAAACGGCGAGCCGGTGGTCGGCCCCAACGAAATCCTCCCCAGGCCTTCGGTGATCCTGCTTCACCGGTACGTGAAAATTCCCTACCGGGAGGGCACCGTAGCCACCCGACGGGGCGTCCTGCGCCGGGATAACCATGAATGCGCCTATTGCGGGAAGGCGGCGGCTACCGTGGACCACGTGGTCCCGCGGTCCCGCGGCGGCGATGACAGCTGGGAGAACCTGGTTGCCTGCTGCCTGCGCTGCAATAACACCAAAGGGGACAGGACACTGGCGCAACTTGGCTGGGAGCTGCGGATTTCCCCCAAAGCGCCCCGGGGTGCGCGCTGGCAGATCCGCGAGCTTGAACGTCCCTCACCGCAGTGGGATCCGTTCCTGCAGAATGACACGGCTGCCTGATGTCCGCTGCCGCTCCTTATGATGCAGTCGTCCTGGCCGGCGGCCGTTCCACGCGCCTTGGAGGCACGCCCAAGGCGCTGCTCCTGGCAGGGGACAGAACCCTGTTGGAAACCACCCTTGCCGCAGTGCAGGATGCACGCAGCATCGCCGTCGCGGGGCCGCCGGACCTGTCGAACCTGCTGAGCTCATCCGCACTGGGCGGGTCCCCGGTGACGCCTCTGCTGGTCCGGGAGGAGCCGGCCTACGCCGGTCCCGCAGCAGCAGTCGGAGCCGCCGTCGCCGCCCTCGCCGACCTCGAGAAGAGGGACAGCGCCAGCGGCAGCCTCACTGACGGCGGCCTCAAGGACCGGGGAGGGAGCCCCTGGACGATGGTCCTGGCCTGCGACATGCCGCAGATCGCCTCCGCCGTCCGGGCCCTGCTGGATGCAGCCGCCGTGCCGCCCGCCGAGAGCCTGCTGGCAGTGGATTCCAGCGGTAACCGCCAGCCGCTGGCGGCGCTTTACCGCACAGCTGACCTGCGCGCCGCTGTTGCTTCCCTGGCCGCGGAGGGTTTAGCGAACAAGTCCATGAAGGCGTTGCTTGCTAGGGTGCAATGGAGGGGTGTTGATGTTCCCCCGACGAGTACAGCCGATGTTGACACCTGGAACGATGCACAAACCCTGGGTGTGAGCGCCGGGGACCTGCCGTAGCACCGGGCGGTCCCCAAGCGAAACGAAGGAGCACGAATGGCAAGCCAGCAGGAACAACTCGAGGCGTGGAGCGGCAGGCTGCTGCAGGCACTGGAACTCGAGGGCACACCGGTGGATGTCTCCGCTGTCCTCGATCTGGCTGCAGCTGCCGCGCACAGCGTGGTGCGGCCTGCCGCCCCGCTGACCACCTTCATTGTCGGGTACGCGGCTGGACTCGCCGCCGGCAGCGGCCAGGCCGACGACGCCGTCGCCATGCGTTCGGCCATGGCGGTAGCCGCGGAACAGTGCCGGAACGCCGCAACGGAAGGAGACGCCCAATGAGCGAACATCCCGCACCCGTCATCCTGCCGGCCCAGCCCAATGCCTCCTGGGCGCAGGCCCGCCACGCCGCCTATGCAGCGGCCCGCCCGCTGCCGTATGAGACGGTTCCCCTGGACGAGGCACTCGGCCGGATCCTGGCCCTCGAAACCACTGCCCTGCAACCGGTACCGCATTACGCCTCCGCCGCGATGGACGGATGGGTTGTTGCAGGACCGCCGCCGTGGACTGTCATTACCCATGAGGAACCCGAGGTGGAACGCTGGCAGATCCACCGCGAATCGGGACGCCGCGCACTCCAGCCGGGCGAGGCCGTGGAAATCCTCACCGGCGGGCTTATCCCCGAAGGCGCCGAAGCCGTGCTGCGCTCCGAAAGCGGCAACGTGTCGGCCACAACGCCGCCGCAGCTGACGCTCAGCGACCGCGCGAAGGAATCCGAACCGCGCACCGGCGAACATATCCGCCCGGCCGGAGAAGAGGCGGCAGCGGGGGAGACCACCATCCCGGCGGGCAAGATGCTCAACCCGGCCCATATTGCACTGGCTGCCGTGTGCGGACATGACACCCTGCCGGTGCTGCGCTCCCCGCGAGTGTCCCTGCTGCTGACCGGGGACGAAGTCATCGAAGCCGGCCTGCCCGAGCCGGGACAGGTCCGAGACACCTTCGGACCCCAGCTGCCGCAGCTGATCACGATGCTGGGGGGACGCATCGACGTCGTCCGGCGCCTGCCGGACCGGCTGGAGGAAGTGGTGGCGGCGCTGAGCAGCGAAGCCACGGATGAACTCTCCATCGCAATGTCTTCCGGCGACGTCCTCGTCACTACCGGCGGCACCGGACGTTCCGACGCGGACCACCTGCGCCGTGCCTTGGAAGAGGTCGAGGCTG
This genomic stretch from Arthrobacter sp. zg-Y1110 harbors:
- a CDS encoding HNH endonuclease; translation: MRTLVLNAGYEPLAVITFRRALVLVLNGKASVVAENGEPVVGPNEILPRPSVILLHRYVKIPYREGTVATRRGVLRRDNHECAYCGKAAATVDHVVPRSRGGDDSWENLVACCLRCNNTKGDRTLAQLGWELRISPKAPRGARWQIRELERPSPQWDPFLQNDTAA
- a CDS encoding molybdenum cofactor guanylyltransferase, with translation MSAAAPYDAVVLAGGRSTRLGGTPKALLLAGDRTLLETTLAAVQDARSIAVAGPPDLSNLLSSSALGGSPVTPLLVREEPAYAGPAAAVGAAVAALADLEKRDSASGSLTDGGLKDRGGSPWTMVLACDMPQIASAVRALLDAAAVPPAESLLAVDSSGNRQPLAALYRTADLRAAVASLAAEGLANKSMKALLARVQWRGVDVPPTSTADVDTWNDAQTLGVSAGDLP
- a CDS encoding DUF6457 domain-containing protein, which gives rise to MASQQEQLEAWSGRLLQALELEGTPVDVSAVLDLAAAAAHSVVRPAAPLTTFIVGYAAGLAAGSGQADDAVAMRSAMAVAAEQCRNAATEGDAQ
- a CDS encoding molybdopterin molybdotransferase MoeA, with translation MSEHPAPVILPAQPNASWAQARHAAYAAARPLPYETVPLDEALGRILALETTALQPVPHYASAAMDGWVVAGPPPWTVITHEEPEVERWQIHRESGRRALQPGEAVEILTGGLIPEGAEAVLRSESGNVSATTPPQLTLSDRAKESEPRTGEHIRPAGEEAAAGETTIPAGKMLNPAHIALAAVCGHDTLPVLRSPRVSLLLTGDEVIEAGLPEPGQVRDTFGPQLPQLITMLGGRIDVVRRLPDRLEEVVAALSSEATDELSIAMSSGDVLVTTGGTGRSDADHLRRALEEVEAELLIDGIAMRPGHPTMLARLQDGRLLVALPGNPLAAMMAVFTIVQPLLDGLRGAPISRERHVLAGVDLEPLPGRTRLVPCSIQEDRAMPSPYFRSGMLRGLAEADAVMVVPPEGCIRDQAVMALPLPWQVNRAPSG